Genomic window (Cygnus olor isolate bCygOlo1 chromosome 18, bCygOlo1.pri.v2, whole genome shotgun sequence):
TCTGATACAGAGGTTGGCCGCTTGCCACCCCCCGCAGGGGACTGGTCCGTGTCCCCTCCTGGGCTGCCCACCCGTGCTCACCGGCTCTGTAGGTGCGCCCCGGGGCAGCGAGGTGGGTGACATCTCCCCTCGGGTGCCACCCTAAAGCACGAGCATCACCCCCATCACACCCGTGTGTGTTTTCCTACCCGCGCTGCCTGGCCGGGATGCGCACGGGCTGCTGGCACGCGTGGTTTGGAGACGGTGAGGGGCGAGGGGCTGGTTTATCACggctcctttccctctccctcttggAGAGCTTTCTCCTCCCGCCTCTCACCACGCAGCCGCGAGCCGTGACCGAGCCGAGTCCGAGCTCTCCCCCAGGGGACCTGGGCAGTTCTGCTCTTGCTGCTTCGCGTGCGTCTGAAGGGCAAAGGCAGCTGCGGGGTTGGAGCAGGAGCTGTTCTGCCCCTTTTCTGGCTTCTCCAAATCcggtgttatttttattaaatggatTTCTACCCAAACAAAAGGGATTTGGGGCCAGTTTGCTTCTTGTGTGTGTGcgagcagggtgctgggtgccagccAGGGGGAAGCCCGGCTGCCTCAGTTCCCCGGGGACGGTCCCTGTgtgcctgctcctggggctggggtttGTTCCTGGTGCATTTAGAAGGCAAGGAAGTGGCACCAGGACCGTCCTGGCAGTGGGGTTTCATTTCTGGGAGGGGTCAGGCAGTAAAAAGCCTCGAGGTGAGCAATTAAAAGGCACCCAAGCTTTTCTGGTGGATCAAGATGAGTGTGCCCGCCCCGGACAGCTCAGCTTTCGAACGTTTCTCTCCATCCCATCTGCTTTCCCCGAAACCAGAGGCCAGCATTCACCTCCTCTCCCTTGAGAAATCCCCTTGGTGCCAGTGAAAGCCTCCCAGCTGCCCCCGTGCGCTTCTGGGGGCACAAATCCTGCCAGCAGCCCGCCgggagcagcaggggaggcAGACGACCAGCttggaagcagcagaaggaattAACACGGCGTTGCAAACTGAATTGCATCACTCGGGCTTAATTACCGGGGGCGCTGGGCGGCTGAGCTTCGGAGATTTTGGGGTCACAGGGGGAATctgagggctggggctggaggaccCGCGTTGGTTCTGGCCCGATGCTGTGTCCAGGCCCCATTTAAGCATCCCtggtgctgcccccagccctttTCTGAGGCTTTGTGGctgttgttttgtgttctgGGCTGCTGTTACAGAGACGTGGCAGGGCTGGAAATGTCAGAGACCGCCGGTGCTTTTCACCGGGAGATTTATTTTGGGTTCCTTCGGATGTCCTCAAAGAGCTGGGGGGTTGATGTCTGGGAAATGCTGCCCTAAATCCCCTCTAAGCCGAGCGGCTCGGGGTGAGCTGTTAAATATCAGCTGCAGGGCGATGATGGGGCTGGGCAGGCGCAGAGGTCTGGCCGGGGGTGGCCGCATCCTGCCCGCGGGACCCTGCCCGCTCCTCCCCGATGTCCTCGGTGCAGGGTGCTTCTGCAGCCATGCAGCAGGTGGGGAAGGGTCTCGGAGCTCCTCAGAGCCACAGAAACCAGCGCGGGCCTCCTCGTGGACAAACCCCGGGGatattttggggttttttgGCCTCGTCAGGAGCTGGCCAGGACCAAACATCGCTGCAGGCGCGCGCATGGCGTTCCCAGAGGGATAGTGGTCGAAGCGAGGATttttagctgttgtttttcagcttgATTTAAGTCAAGGGGACGGAAAGAAGTCCTCTCAATGGCCCCTTTGTGATTGTGCAAATCTGGCttgcaaaatttcattaaaataaataaataaataaaaaagcaccagaaaagGGCCCACAGCTGGGCGCGAGAGAGCCCAACGGTGGCAACCGAACGGTTCCTGCAGCAAGAAATTTACCCCCGGCACTTCCCCATTCCACCCAGcccaactgctgctgcctgccccgaCCCCAAattcctggggggggggcaaaagGGCCcccagggggctgtggggggagCTGTGCCCCATGGCACGCTGCTGGCTGCCGTGGCTGCTGCACCGGGGTCGTTGCAAGTGGAGGGGtcctgcacccatgggtgacGGGTGGCTTTTGGGGTCCATGGGGTGTTTAGGGCACGGTGAGGTGCAAATGAGTGAGCTGATTGGATTGCTTCGTTAATTAGAGTAGTGAGGATGGGTCGTCCCGTGGCGTGGGTTGTGGCTGTGGGTTGTGCTCGGCTCTCGGGTGCTTGCTCCCTCCCAGCCGCACCGGGCAGTCTGTGGGTGCCCGAGGCTCCTGGCAGAGCTCGTTAGCACGGCTTAATGACTCAGCAGCCCTTTTCTGCGTCCCCAAGGAAAAGGTGACAATTTCCAGGTGCCGTGGATTAATCTTCAAAGGgccccctgccaccaccacctGCGGGCTGAGCGGCTCCAGCCCAGGTTCAACCCACCTGTGGGTGCTGGGACTGTCCCCTGCCCGTCCCCTGCCCCACCGAGCCCCACGGCCGGGGGAAGGTGACCATGGTTTTCCCACGCCAGGACGCCAGGGACGTGGTGAACAGGCACCGGGAGGGGCGAAGGGACCCGAGCAGCCCCCTTTGGTGACGGTCCCGCTCCCCAAGCACCAGTTCAGCCCGAAACCCTTCGATTTTTGCCGGTGCCTGCTGTCCCCTTGGCACCTGCTGCCCGCCCGGCAGCCTGATGTCCCCTTGGGACGGTGACAGCTCGCCACCGAGCCGGGCATTAATCCCAGCATTAGCTGCCCCCCGGCTCTGTCTCTCCATCACATTTCCATCGTCCCCCGGGGAGGCTGAGCACACCCCGGGGCTCAGCACGCCTCGAAGACACCCGAAGGAGGGGCAAAAATTGGGGGGAGATGTCCCCCTGGGTCCCTTCTGATGCCCTCGCTCTGCCGCGGTGTCCCCCCTCCTCTAgaagccctgcagcccccgtggTGGCTGCAGGTGACACGGGAGGGACAAGGTCACCTTGGAGGGTGGCACACCTCTGCTCTCTCCCTCGCAGCGAAGCTGGCGTCCCCATCGGCTCCCCCTGCTGCACAGGGGCTGATGGGGACCCCACAGCCCGAACCCCATCCATCTTGGGGACAAAACCGGGGGATTTGTGGCCGTTCCTTTGCTGCCGGGCACCGAGCTGGCTCCgtgctccccctgcccagcctcctcCCTCAGCTCCGTGCTGCAGCAGCGGTCTAAAAATACAGCAGCGGCCGCCCGCGGCGCCGTGGGATCtatgtgtgtggggggggggctcgggcaCCTCGACCCCGCTTCCCCTTTGTCCTTGAGACACCCCCTCTCTGCGTGCCAGACCCCGTAAACTGTCCCCAGCGGGGTGATGTCCCCGTTGTCACGCCGCCTGCTACCCGAAGTGGATGCAGAGCTTGTTTTGGGGTCGGGGAGCGtggctggggggtgctgggggctggctcTGCCCTGTTGCGGTGGGGGCCTTAAGGAAAGAAGCCCCCAGGGAGTGGGAGCACTTAGGAggccggtggggggggggggcttttggGGAGGTGGCTGTAGGGGAGAGGTTCCCTTCAGCGTGGCTTTGCCCAGCCTGGGAGGGGATTTGGGTGTTCCCACGGCACTGCCCCAGCCTGGGGGGCTTCTGGGGGGCTCCGCCATCGCGGTGGGACAGGGGAGCCTACACCCACTCTCATCGGTGTCTCTCTCGTCCTAGTTCCCTTACGCTGCTCCACCTCCCCAGGAACCCGTCAAGACCCTCAGGAGCCTGATCAACATCCGCAAGGACACCCTGCGCCTCGTCAAGTGAGTCCCGGGGGGGTGCTCCCGTCCCACCACCCCGTCCCTGCTGTCCACAGGGGGACGGAGCCGGCCCCGTGCGGGTGCCCTGTCCCCAAGTCCCGGCACGGGCGAGCTTCCCGCGCCAGCCCCCGCCTCTCGGGGCGGGGGGATTAAGCGGAGCTCAGCGCTGCCTTTGaagtgcttttgctttttcttcccccaaaaagGCTTTATCGGAGGGAGGCCGGGGATTGCGGCTGAGCTGGGGGGTTTGGGATTAGGGCTGGAAGCTGCCTGGATCTCGGGTGGGCTGCGCGCTCCTGGCGTGCCCCAGTTTCCCCTGATGGAGGGGGTCAGGCCCTGAGAGCCTTTTGGGGCTGTCGGTGATGAGGGGACACAAACGGGGTGGTGACCTCGGTGGCACGCCCCGTGGCACCCCAACAGCCGGGGGAGCCGTCCCTGCGGGGCCCCTGAGCCGTCCCCACGGGGTGCCCGCACCCTCCGTGCCCCCCCAGGTGTTCAGAGGAGGTGAAGACCCCGGGGGAAGAAGTGAGCAAAGCCAAGGTGCACTACAACGTGGAGTTCACCTTCGACACGGACGCCCGCGTGGCCATAACCATCTACTACCAGGCGAGCGAGGAGTTTCACAACGGGGTGGCGAGGTGAGGAGCCCAGCCTGGCGTTGTGTCCCCCCGTGGAATTATTTTAGCCCTTTTTCGGACTTTTTGCCCCGGCCCCGAGACGCATCCCCTAGGGAAGCAGAGCAccggctcctcctgctcccctaCTGACCCTGCCCTCTGCCCGAGGGACAGCTACGTCCCCAGGGACAGCAGCCTGCAGTCGGAGACGGTGCACTACAAGCGGGGCGTGTGCCAGCAGTTCTGCGTGCCCTCCCACACCGTCGACCCCTCCGAGTGGACcgaggaggaggtgagcagcGTCAGACGGGACGGGGTCGGGCGCGAGACCCCTGAGGTCTGAAACCGTTTGGGGAATGGCCCTAAAACGCTCCCAGCTGGCTGGGAGCGCCCGCGGGAGCTCATCCCCCTTGGGGTGAGCAAAGCCGGGGGTGTCTGGGGGCTGCGGCTCAGCGGATGGGAGACGAAACCTCGCTCCTCTTGACCAAGCCTTTCCTCCGGTCCCCCCGCAGCTGGGCTTCGACCTGGACCGGGAGGTGTTCCCCATGGTGGTGCACGCGGTGGTGGATGAAGGCGATGGTGAGAGAGGGGACACCCATTTTCCCGGCTGCACAGGGTGCCGCCGTGGCTCGGTGTGCCCTGAGCCCCCCCGCTCGTTGTTTTCTTGCAGAGCACGCCGGGCACAGCCACGTGCTGCTGGCCACCTTCGAGAAGGTgagagcggggctggggccctcctgtcccctcccggCACCCagtgggtgctgagggagcttgGGAAGGTGCTTGGGGCTGTTTTGGGGTGGTCCCCAGGCCCGAGGGCTCAGCCCCGGTGCTCACCCccttgttttcctctccccagcacGCCGACGGCACCTTCTGCGTGAAGCCCCTCAAGCAGAAGCAAGTGGTGAGTGCGCCACGTCCCCTCATGTCCCCGGGGACAGCAGTGACACCCGGGGTGCCACCTCCTCGTCCTCCCCGTGCCGTTGCAGGTGGACGGGGTGAGCTACCTCCTGCAGGAGATCTACGGCATAGAGAACAAGTACAACACGCAGGACTCCAAGGTAGGCGCCTGATGGGCGCATCCAGAACCGCCCTGGACCTGCCCTCGTCCGCCTCCGCTTCCCAAAGCCCCCGATCACGTCGCTCCCGTGGGACAGGGGTGGCAGCACGGCAcggggctgcccggggcggTACGGGGCTGGGGCACTTGGTGGCACAGAGGGGCACAGAGGAGCTGCCAGAGGCTGGAAGCTGAAGGCTTGTCCCCTTGAAGGcttgtccccgtgtccccacctTTCGTGGTGTCCTGGGATGGTGGCGGCTGGGTCTCGATGGCTCAGGAGGGGCGGTGGGGCTCGAGGTGTGGGATCTGTTGCTGCTCTGCCACATCTCCTGCGTCCCCCTGCGTGGGGCCAGCCGCCTCCAgacccagctcccagcaggggaGGTTCAAGGTCCCAGGGCTGCATTTTAAGAGAAGCCAAACCCGGAGGAGAAGCAGGGTCCTGCAGTGAGCTCAGGGCGCTGGGAGGGGATATTTTGGGGCAACCCTGCCTATTGCCAGGGGTGCAGAGCAGCCGTCGTGTCTCCTCCGGGCAGGTCGCCGAGGACGAGGTGAGCGATAACAGCGCCGAGTGCGTCGTCTGCCTCTCGGACGTCCGCGACACCCTCATCCTGCCCTGCCGCCACCTCTGCCTCTGCAACACGTGTGCCGACACCCTGCGCTACCAGGCCAACAACTGCCCCATCTGCAGGCTGCGTAAGGGGGGGCCGGCAGCTCCCACCCCCGTTTTGGGGTCCCTCAGCCCGGGGAGAGCCTCGATGATGCACGAGGCTGGGTGATGCGGGGGTGACCCTCCTAAAAAATGGGGTTTTGGGCTTCTTTGGGATGCTCCCGTCCCAGTTTCCAGCCcaccctttctccctccctttttcccccctctcttcCAGCTTTCCGAGCCTTGCTTCAAATCCGAGCCATGAGGAAGAAGCTGGGGCCCCTCTCGCCCACCAGCTTCAACCCCATCATCGCCTCGCAGACCTCCGACTCCGAGGAGCACTCGGTCAGCGCTCGGGAGGGCTTCGGGTGCCCCGCgggggtgggtggggaagggctggggatGGACGTGCCTTGTGGGGTTTGTAAAGCTGGAAAGCACAAAAATGCGAGCTGGAAATTGGGGAGGGTTTTGAACTATTGGGAGAAAGCATTGCCCACGTGCATCTGCTTCGGTGGACAGATCTGGGGTGCGGAGGGTTTGTCCCAGCCCTGGTTTTCAGGTGTCCCCTGGGAGCAAAAGGGCgtggaaggggggggggcaaagAAGGAGCACGGGGGGGGACCCTCACCCCgtctccccctccccagtccTCGGAGAACATCCCCCCGGGCTACGAGGTGGTGTCGCTGCTGGAGGCCCTCAACGGGCCGCTGACGCCCTCACCGGGCGCGGTGCGGCTGCGGGCGCTGGGGGACGTGGCCCCCCCTGGCACGGGGCCGCTGCCCCCCTACGGCAGCGACGGCCGCCTGCCCCCCCTGCGCGCCCTCTCGCCCCTCGAGCGCCTGTCGGACTGCGCCCCGCCAGGGCtcaagctgaagaaaagcatctCCAAGtgagtgccccccccccccaaaacggCGGTGGGTGGGGGTCCCCGGGGAGGGGGTGCAGGTCCCCGAATCCCCCCGCCCCAAATCCCCGCAGGTCCATCTCGCAGAACTCCTCCGTGCTGCCCGAGGAGGAGGACGAGAAGTCGGGCACCGAGTCGGAGCTGAGGGGCACCAGGAGGAAATCTCCTGCCCGGCTGGAGGAGGTGAGAGTTTGCCATGGCTGTGGTGAGCCGGTGAGGATgttctggggggggggacacggggttTTTGGGGGGCCCAAGCAGCCTCTCAGGGAATACAGGGTCTGGGTGGGGACTTCTGGGTGGGGACTTCCGCTCCTGGGCGTGCTTTGGATGAAGACTGAAGATCCGGATCCACGCCGGGTGCTGTCCCAAGGGGCAAGaggccccagccctgccccaagCGCCCCATCCCGCCCTCCCCACGAAGGCGTCTCCCTCCAGCTCGCCGTCCCTTCTCCCAGGAGTGCGGCGTCACACCGGAGAGCGAGAACCTCACCCTGTCCTCGTCGGGCGCCATCGACCAGTCCTCGTGCACCGGCACCCCGCTGTCCTCCACCATCTCCTCTCCAGAAGGTGCGGCCGCcggagaccccccccccgccccaaccTCGGAAGGTTTCCCGGGTCCTCGTCCCACGTCCCGCTCCTCCTCGTTAGCCCTGCCGTTAATTACCCGCCGCTGTGCTCCCCGCAGAGCCcgtcagcagcagcctggcccaGTCCGTCATGTCCATGGCGTCCTCGCAGAGCCAGCACTCGCAGCTCAGCACCGACACCGTCTCCTCCATGTCCGGCTCCTACGTGGCCCCCGGCAcggaggaggaaggggacacGCTGCCCTCGCCCGCGGCCGCCACCGCCTCCGACGGAGAGGTacggggctggcagccccccgCGGCCGGCTCCCTGAGATGGGATGGGAGGGGACTCCTCCGAACCCACCAGCACCCCGCTTTTATGGGcgtttttaattcatttatttttttcccccctctttctCGCCTTTTTTTGCAGTCGACGCCTGTGGAGTCCCTGGATATAAACTTCGTCAGCATCTCGGCCGAGGAGCATGACGCCGAGGTAACGCGTGGCGTGGGGAAACGGCGCTCCCAGCACCATGGGGACCCCCAGTTGTGCCCAGTCATGGGGTGCACACAGAGGGCTGAGCATCCCCAACACGCTGAGGGCACTTCCCTGGGGACACGCAGGGCAGTGGGGCCGTTCCCCGCAGCAGCCGGAGGTGCCACATCTGGGCTCATCCTCCCGAcacccccggggccgggggacGTTGCCCAGAAGGGACCTGGACGCGTGCAGGGCCGGCCGCCGGCACGGGGCGGGTGCCGCGGGGTGGCTGCCGCTCAGCGCTGCCTCTCTGTGCCGCAGGGCAACGCCGTGCTGGAGGACGAGGATGCGTCGCCCACGCAGGATGACGGTAAAAGGCCCGGATCGCTGTTGTCCCCTCGCTTTTGGTTTGGTGTCACCGTGGGTGGCCGATGCCGTGCTGTCCCCAGCTCTCCCGGCTGCCGCGGGGAGAGTGCGAGGGGTCTTGGTGGCACCGGGGCTGGGGACGCATCCGTCACGGCGGGGCTGTCCCCGGGTGGGTTGGACAgcagggggacagggacggCCGGGTGGCTGTGGGGACACCGGGGCACGCAGCGGGTGACGACTGGTGCTCGGGGACTGTATCCCTGCTGGGGAATAGGAGGCGGGGTGGTGGACGGGGGGGGTCCCAGTGGGGCTCCCCGAGGGccgggtgctgcaggcagggcgatgctctgctcctggccacATCCTGCTGCC
Coding sequences:
- the RNF157 gene encoding E3 ubiquitin ligase RNF157 isoform X2, yielding MGALTSRQNAGVEEVDVPANSVYRYPPKSGSYFANHFIMGGEKFDSTHPEGYLFGENSDLNFLGNRPVLFPYAAPPPQEPVKTLRSLINIRKDTLRLVKCSEEVKTPGEEVSKAKVHYNVEFTFDTDARVAITIYYQASEEFHNGVASYVPRDSSLQSETVHYKRGVCQQFCVPSHTVDPSEWTEEELGFDLDREVFPMVVHAVVDEGDEHAGHSHVLLATFEKHADGTFCVKPLKQKQVVDGVSYLLQEIYGIENKYNTQDSKVAEDEVSDNSAECVVCLSDVRDTLILPCRHLCLCNTCADTLRYQANNCPICRLPFRALLQIRAMRKKLGPLSPTSFNPIIASQTSDSEEHSSSENIPPGYEVVSLLEALNGPLTPSPGAVRLRALGDVAPPGTGPLPPYGSDGRLPPLRALSPLERLSDCAPPGLKLKKSISKSISQNSSVLPEEEDEKSGTESELRGTRRKSPARLEEECGVTPESENLTLSSSGAIDQSSCTGTPLSSTISSPEEPVSSSLAQSVMSMASSQSQHSQLSTDTVSSMSGSYVAPGTEEEGDTLPSPAAATASDGESTPVESLDINFVSISAEEHDAEGNAVLEDEDASPTQDDGRRTGAFLGLRCDNNNDLGIAHVKALDNKLCSEARLPAAVPDSCPIDIDE
- the RNF157 gene encoding E3 ubiquitin ligase RNF157 isoform X1; the encoded protein is MGALTSRQNAGVEEVDVPANSVYRYPPKSGSYFANHFIMGGEKFDSTHPEGYLFGENSDLNFLGNRPVLFPYAAPPPQEPVKTLRSLINIRKDTLRLVKCSEEVKTPGEEVSKAKVHYNVEFTFDTDARVAITIYYQASEEFHNGVASYVPRDSSLQSETVHYKRGVCQQFCVPSHTVDPSEWTEEELGFDLDREVFPMVVHAVVDEGDEHAGHSHVLLATFEKHADGTFCVKPLKQKQVVDGVSYLLQEIYGIENKYNTQDSKVAEDEVSDNSAECVVCLSDVRDTLILPCRHLCLCNTCADTLRYQANNCPICRLPFRALLQIRAMRKKLGPLSPTSFNPIIASQTSDSEEHSSSENIPPGYEVVSLLEALNGPLTPSPGAVRLRALGDVAPPGTGPLPPYGSDGRLPPLRALSPLERLSDCAPPGLKLKKSISKSISQNSSVLPEEEDEKSGTESELRGTRRKSPARLEEECGVTPESENLTLSSSGAIDQSSCTGTPLSSTISSPEEPVSSSLAQSVMSMASSQSQHSQLSTDTVSSMSGSYVAPGTEEEGDTLPSPAAATASDGESTPVESLDINFVSISAEEHDAEGNAVLEDEDASPTQDDGRRTGAFLGLRCDNNNDLGIAHVKALDNKLCSEARLPGPEAAKNNVRLPRSRRRPWERCPCQGSARGAHAPPRHAQRDPGTATSTPGL